The proteins below are encoded in one region of Levilactobacillus namurensis:
- the dcm gene encoding DNA (cytosine-5-)-methyltransferase, with protein sequence MKKRVAELFAGVGGFRVGLDALDSGWDFVYANQWEPGKKRQYAFDCYAKHFGNDEELSNEDINQVDKTTIPDMELLVGGFPCQDYSVAHSGAQGIQGKKGVLWWDIRDTIEAKMPAFVLLENVDRLLSSPGKANRGRDFGMILFTLHQLGYGAQWRVINAAEYGFPQRRRRVFIFAYRKDTSYFKTLDNSVNLKDALINHSVYNEALPIERNLHLEKETRLDGYVDIVDFSNTFSFHFENTGIMHDWDIFTGKYTPKYDGKHVTLNDIVLDHVDDDSLYIDNTPGRREKFEYLKGAKKEKRTTSDGFEYFYAEGGMAFPDPLDRPGRTMLTSEHSVNRSTHVIADKETGKLRILAPIECERLQTFPDNWTEGMPKSMRYFVMGNALVCGLIGKIGQGIDKIIANEDDIEPLKPQVVNKIKH encoded by the coding sequence ATGAAGAAACGTGTAGCCGAATTATTTGCCGGCGTTGGAGGATTTAGAGTTGGTTTAGACGCTCTAGATTCTGGTTGGGATTTTGTTTATGCTAACCAGTGGGAACCTGGAAAGAAACGTCAATACGCTTTTGACTGTTATGCAAAGCATTTTGGCAATGATGAAGAACTATCGAATGAAGATATTAACCAGGTGGATAAGACAACGATTCCAGATATGGAACTTTTGGTGGGGGGATTTCCTTGCCAAGATTATTCAGTAGCCCACTCTGGTGCTCAAGGAATTCAAGGTAAAAAGGGTGTTTTATGGTGGGATATTCGAGATACGATTGAAGCTAAAATGCCGGCGTTTGTTTTATTAGAAAATGTTGATCGATTGTTATCGTCGCCAGGGAAAGCCAATCGTGGGCGCGACTTTGGGATGATTTTATTTACGTTACATCAATTAGGGTATGGAGCACAATGGCGAGTCATTAATGCTGCTGAGTACGGATTCCCACAGCGTCGTCGTCGGGTTTTCATTTTTGCTTATCGTAAAGATACAAGTTATTTCAAGACGCTGGATAATTCCGTTAATTTAAAGGACGCTTTGATTAATCACAGTGTTTACAACGAGGCACTGCCGATTGAACGTAACCTGCATTTGGAAAAGGAAACGCGCTTAGATGGGTATGTTGATATTGTGGACTTCTCTAACACTTTTTCTTTTCACTTCGAAAATACTGGAATTATGCACGACTGGGATATCTTTACTGGTAAATATACACCTAAGTATGATGGTAAACATGTGACCCTAAATGATATTGTTTTAGACCATGTTGATGATGATTCACTTTACATTGATAATACTCCCGGACGACGTGAGAAGTTCGAATATTTGAAGGGAGCCAAAAAAGAAAAGCGAACGACTTCTGATGGCTTCGAGTATTTCTATGCAGAGGGAGGCATGGCTTTCCCTGATCCGTTAGATCGACCGGGACGAACCATGCTGACGTCAGAGCATTCGGTTAATCGAAGTACACATGTTATTGCAGATAAAGAAACGGGTAAATTGCGGATCCTAGCACCTATTGAATGTGAACGTCTACAAACTTTTCCCGATAATTGGACAGAGGGAATGCCAAAGAGCATGCGGTATTTCGTTATGGGGAATGCACTAGTATGTGGTTTGATTGGGAAAATTGGTCAAGGAATTGATAAAATCATTGCCAATGAGGATGATATCGAACCCCTCAAGCCGCAGGTCGTTAATAAAATAAAGCATTAG
- a CDS encoding very short patch repair endonuclease yields MKHPKFANTPATTSKRMAHVHLKGGRAETLLAKTLWHHGIRYHRNDKSLPGSPDIAITKSKIAIFVDGEFWHGQDWPNRKQRLKRNREYWIKKIEENMARDKRDDLQLREAGWLPLHFWEKQVLKNTEYCVSLIQYYNHFR; encoded by the coding sequence ATGAAACATCCCAAATTTGCCAATACACCTGCGACCACTTCAAAACGAATGGCTCATGTCCATCTGAAAGGTGGTAGGGCAGAAACGCTCTTAGCAAAAACGCTTTGGCACCATGGCATCCGATATCATCGAAATGATAAAAGCCTACCGGGATCACCAGACATTGCCATTACTAAAAGTAAAATCGCAATCTTCGTTGATGGCGAATTTTGGCATGGGCAGGACTGGCCTAACCGAAAGCAACGGCTTAAACGTAATCGTGAGTATTGGATCAAAAAAATTGAAGAGAATATGGCCCGCGATAAACGAGATGATTTACAACTTCGTGAAGCCGGTTGGTTACCTCTACATTTTTGGGAAAAGCAGGTTCTAAAAAATACAGAATACTGTGTATCCTTAATTCAATACTATAATCATTTTCGCTAA
- a CDS encoding SNF2-related protein yields MFYDIRKSVKSTYTSTETNISETFYNPILAESIAYDRVSGYFSSKGLAQYAVGLDQLADNGGRARFIISADISEDDFNSIQKGYRLKSERERLSENDEVRLGNLAYMIAQGHVEIKFGLMQNGLFHSKWGLFQDEAGEQIYFNGSNNETQNAMENNYESFDVDVSWDESQNVRSRIAAKQKAFEELWMNRTNGVEVREATNIVYKEIKNYDQHKIQRPVVTTDGSIILEMSEDKESFVLKDYSHQDVLKNSMVRRKAEVYQDPDKGYPFLAKTFNYRELDKGIRKIQRGISRVSDVPLVISDEVKDYLSRERYSIEEYRKAGLTAKNNDERWRDDYLQFQKVVSQEVSRPLKDLQMKSAFYMYNQKRAANFSVPGSGKTTMLLGVFAFLNQGSNPKVDRILVVSPINAFTSWRDEFETVFNGKKKLVSFGAQDSDASPLRLKAKWYDANLVLINYESLPKYGDALAELLKQDGKKTMLVFDEVHRIKGIGSVRAQQALELTDFVDYKYVLTGTPIPNGYQDSWNFLHLLFGNEYSTYFNFSKPMLSNPSKFDIQEINKKLFPFFWRTSKDDLGVPPANQDSIIEVAPSPEQLKAADFIYTHEKSQLAVLIRLLQLSTNPQLLTKAISYADLGFSDEDVPGEDNYEQASSELSYKIKQEIQRSQLTELADLNIDKIKSPKFDAGIKLVKDLVQNNKRVVVWGLFVDTLNKISETLEQAGIKTALVYGATPKDERERLLADFKKEDSSIQVLVSNPNTLGESVSLHKVVHDAVYFEYNYNLTFMLQSRDRIHRLGLKPEDQTNYYYLMTVSNNPYHNFIDKKVYEALGDKEKRMKNAIDKQVLVPEFSDDAFDEMKKIIDDEKP; encoded by the coding sequence ATGTTCTATGACATAAGGAAGTCTGTGAAGAGCACCTATACATCAACCGAGACTAATATTAGTGAAACATTTTATAATCCTATTTTAGCGGAAAGTATTGCTTATGACCGGGTTAGCGGTTACTTCTCGTCGAAAGGGTTGGCCCAATATGCGGTGGGGTTAGATCAGCTGGCTGATAATGGGGGGCGTGCGCGTTTCATTATTTCTGCGGATATTTCAGAGGACGATTTTAATTCGATACAGAAAGGTTATCGTCTAAAATCAGAGCGAGAACGACTTAGTGAGAATGACGAAGTACGCTTAGGAAATCTGGCTTATATGATTGCACAAGGACACGTTGAAATTAAATTTGGTTTAATGCAGAATGGACTTTTTCATTCTAAATGGGGATTATTTCAGGATGAAGCCGGAGAACAAATCTATTTTAATGGATCAAATAATGAAACGCAGAATGCCATGGAAAATAATTATGAAAGTTTTGATGTCGATGTTTCTTGGGATGAAAGTCAGAATGTCAGGAGTCGTATTGCAGCAAAACAGAAGGCATTTGAAGAATTATGGATGAATAGAACCAATGGTGTCGAAGTTCGGGAGGCGACAAACATCGTTTACAAAGAAATAAAAAACTATGATCAGCATAAAATTCAGCGTCCAGTAGTGACCACTGACGGGTCTATTATTTTGGAAATGAGCGAAGACAAGGAGAGCTTCGTACTAAAAGACTATTCTCATCAGGATGTTTTAAAGAATTCCATGGTTCGGCGTAAAGCTGAAGTTTACCAGGATCCGGATAAAGGTTACCCGTTTTTAGCTAAAACGTTTAATTATCGGGAGCTTGACAAAGGAATTCGTAAAATTCAACGGGGAATTAGCCGAGTTAGCGATGTTCCGTTAGTAATATCTGATGAAGTAAAAGATTATCTTTCGCGCGAACGTTATTCAATTGAGGAGTATAGAAAGGCAGGATTGACGGCTAAGAATAATGACGAGCGCTGGCGTGACGATTATCTTCAGTTCCAGAAAGTTGTTTCACAAGAGGTGTCGCGGCCGTTGAAGGATTTACAAATGAAGTCGGCATTTTATATGTATAATCAGAAAAGAGCCGCTAATTTTTCAGTACCAGGCTCGGGTAAAACGACGATGTTATTAGGTGTTTTTGCTTTTTTGAATCAAGGAAGTAATCCGAAAGTTGACCGAATATTAGTCGTTAGTCCTATTAATGCCTTTACGTCATGGCGTGATGAGTTTGAGACGGTTTTCAATGGAAAGAAGAAGTTAGTTTCGTTTGGAGCACAAGACAGTGATGCGTCACCTCTGAGATTGAAAGCAAAGTGGTATGATGCAAACTTGGTTTTAATTAATTATGAGTCGTTACCAAAGTATGGGGATGCGCTAGCTGAGTTACTGAAGCAAGATGGAAAGAAGACAATGTTAGTCTTTGATGAGGTCCATCGTATCAAAGGAATTGGCTCTGTGCGCGCTCAACAAGCTTTGGAACTGACGGATTTTGTTGATTACAAATATGTTTTGACGGGGACCCCGATTCCCAATGGCTATCAAGACTCGTGGAACTTTTTACACTTGTTGTTCGGCAATGAATACAGTACCTATTTTAATTTTTCTAAACCAATGCTAAGCAATCCTAGCAAATTTGATATTCAAGAAATCAATAAAAAACTGTTTCCTTTCTTTTGGCGAACGAGTAAGGATGATTTGGGCGTGCCGCCGGCTAATCAGGATTCAATTATCGAAGTTGCGCCTTCACCGGAACAATTAAAGGCAGCTGATTTTATTTACACACATGAAAAAAGTCAATTAGCGGTTTTGATTCGGCTATTGCAATTATCGACGAACCCCCAATTGTTAACGAAGGCTATTTCGTATGCGGATTTAGGGTTCTCTGATGAAGATGTGCCTGGTGAGGATAATTATGAGCAGGCAAGCTCAGAGTTATCCTATAAGATTAAGCAGGAAATCCAACGGTCACAACTAACAGAGCTAGCAGATTTGAATATTGATAAAATCAAGTCGCCAAAATTTGACGCAGGCATTAAGTTGGTTAAAGATTTAGTGCAAAATAATAAACGGGTTGTTGTGTGGGGACTATTCGTTGATACATTGAACAAGATTTCTGAAACATTAGAACAAGCCGGAATTAAGACGGCGTTAGTTTATGGGGCGACACCTAAAGATGAACGTGAACGTCTTCTTGCTGATTTTAAGAAGGAGGACAGTTCTATCCAAGTGTTAGTGTCCAATCCTAATACTCTTGGAGAGTCAGTATCGTTGCATAAGGTTGTTCATGATGCGGTTTACTTTGAGTATAATTATAATTTGACGTTTATGTTGCAATCACGGGACAGAATCCATCGATTGGGATTAAAACCTGAAGATCAGACGAATTATTACTACTTGATGACAGTCTCAAATAATCCATATCATAACTTTATTGACAAGAAAGTTTATGAGGCATTAGGAGATAAAGAAAAGCGAATGAAGAATGCTATCGATAAGCAGGTTCTGGTCCCAGAATTCTCTGATGATGCGTTTGATGAAATGAAGAAAATTATTGATGATGAGAAACCTTAA